The nucleotide window TATGATTGATCCACATGGCAAGTTTGGTCCAAGGACTATCGAAGGTTTCTttcttgggtatgctactccaaATTTCAGGGTGTGGAATCTAGAAACTAAAAATATTGAGGAATGGGGTGAAGTCAGGGTTCAAAGGTACTGAATGTGTGAGAGCTCCGGGTGCTCCTtggatgtttgattatgatggACTGTTTGATTCCTTTAATCTGCCAACTTTTGATGAGGCGTCTGCAGCAGCACAAATGTTACTTGAAGGTGATGCAGCAGTTGATTCATCATTAGTACGTCCAATTATTGTTAATCGACAAGAGGCTGGTTCGTTGTTCAAAATGAGGAATTTGAAGATGCAGCTGATTATATTGtttcatcggaagatgaggagtttCATGATGCTATTGAAGCAACTTCAGCTCCTGTCCAAGCTCCCCTTCAAGGTGTTTCTGAAGCAACTTCTCAGGTGCAAGTACATGACAATGCTAAAGGGAATGCATCCACATCTAACGCGTCTCCAGGCATCGATTTAGTTGTTGATTTGAATATCAATAATTTGGGTATTAATGCTCGAGTTTTCGATGTTCCAGAAACTCGAATTCATGATACTCATCCTcggcagaatattataggagatgtccaaaGTAGTTTGCAGACACGTAATCAGCTTCgaaacaaccagaatgctggGTTGTATTCGGCAATTAGGGAATCCGGtgaacaaaatgattggtctttcgcctgctatgtttgTTAAGTCGTGGAAAGAGGCGATGAAAGATGattcatgggttgaagcaatgcaggaagaacttcAACAATTGTAGAAATTGGGCGTGTGGAAATTGGTTGACAGGCCCCGGAACTATAAGAAGATTGGTACTCGATGGGTTTACAAGTGCAAAATGGATGACCGAGGTGTCGTTGTGAGAaataaagcgagattggttgtCCAGGGCTCTAATCAGGTGTAAGGCACTGATTATAATGAAGTTTATGCATCGGTGGCACGTCTTGAGGCGATAAGGATTTTCTTGGCTTCTGCGTCCTACAAGAAgttcactgtttatcagatggatgtgaAAAGTGCATTTCTTCATGGTGTGGTCGAGGAAGAAGTATATGTTGAGCAACCGCCTGGTTTTGAAGATCTGATTCATCCTGACAGAGTTTGGCTTCTAAACAAGGcactttatggtcttcatcaagctctgagggcttggtatgaaacgttgtctacctatctgTTGTAAAATGGTTTTCTGCGTGGGTTGATCGACTATACTCTCTTCATCAAGGAAAGAAATGAGGATTTGTTGCTGGTTCAAgtatatgtggatgacatcattttcggGTCTACAAATGATGAAATGTGCAAGGAATTCGAGCGGGTGATGCAAGAGAAGTTCAagatgagtgctatgggagaAATGAGTTTCTTTTTGGGTTTGTAGGTTCATCAGTCTGAGAAAGGGATCTTCATTCATCAGACAAAGTACGTTGGGGATATTTTAAAGCGATTTCAAATGGAAGACTCAAAGCCTGCGGGAACTCCTCTGGCtcagaatcatggaattactcctGACGGTACATGTGAACATGTGGAACTTTCTCTCTATCTTGCtttgatcggatctctcatgtatcttacCGTTTCAAGGCCCGATATTATGTATCCAACATGTCTTCTTGCTAATTTACCAGTCTAATCCGAAGGTTTCTCATATGAtggctgttaaaaggatttttcgttatctggaGGGTTGTCCAGACATCGGTCTATGgtatcctaaggatgataactttgaTTTGAttgcattcagtgattctgatcatggcggCTGCAAGATTGCTGCAAAGTCAACTTCAGCGGGATGTCAGTTCTTGGGGAATCGCCAGTGTAAAAAGCAGACCTGTGTTGCCACTTCAACATGCAAGGCTGAGTATATTTCGGcttctagttgctgctcccatgTTTTAtggatccaacagcaaatgcgcgactacggttttgaattcctaactactcctatttatgttgataatgaagctaCTTTACAGATCACTCgtaatcctgtacagcactcaaagaccaaacacatcgagaTTAAGTATCATTTCATACGAGATTGTTATGAAAAGAAACTTATCGATGTTGTGAAAATCCACAcggatcaccaacgtgccgacctgtttacaaaagcttttgataaatcacCTTTTGATTATCTTCTTTTGGTCAATGGCATCAAGGTGAAACTCGAGTAGATCATCTTCGgcaaatcatttttgtaaatattttcttaaaaatctaagaatacaaaaagattttcagtttatttactttttgcattttaggggggaaaatttaagaaaaatacaaaaaaattagaaaatttcaaacatccaaaaatatgtcttttatttatttactgctttctgtctttactttagaaaaatgaaaatacaaaaacattgaaaaatctcaaaaatacaaaaaggtTATAATTtgtcaaaaaatcaaaaatgagtttcttggaaagAAAAGAGAAGATGATGATACACCAGTGGTCGGCCAAATGCGGTTAAAAATgcaaaatgaaaaacgataagcagctctactaatgatgtatcggtaggctcacaatcagatTAAAACGTGCAggttgatataaacataacgaactgcaagccaggtgggaaccattcattggcatatggtcttggtaccgaaatttcgtttgatagtatgccgaggttctgagatatgcGGTCTTTATGCTGATTTATCATCTCGGTATCATGGTTgaatcttttaccgaaaaataacggggacgcaagtcaagccttccatgataccatacatacgtgtacatatttcatacgacctcaataagtgataaacaatcacatgtccaaaatgaataagtgataaaatatcacatatatccgggagtcaagttcgtctctttgtttGTACGATGGaactaacctgttcacggacttgctcctgtgccctcatgcatctgaaaatcaagttcctcatcaataagtgatttaatcacaaagggcttgttttcaatcaagaataagtgagtatctcacataaAATACGTTGAAAACAGATGATAAGcagtatactcaccagtaagatgaactctcgtgcatgtcttgatacgggaatgtgtcgtgagtggatgaacaccggcaagtagtataaatcatacattaacgcgTATTTCCTAATCGTGATTACATCTGATCATGTAAcgtttgtgcttgtaatcattgtgaaaagttcaattatcaataaaacaacgttatttgatcccaatgtttgtttagttatgttttacatttttcatgttttgacttttgttcaatttcaaactctacatcgcattctggagaattatacgcaaactggtgcgtagacgtactcagtttaatgcgaaaaatactccagaacatcaacatatactcaacataccttaaataacctatacataacttagaaataagttttgaaggctttggtatggcaaaaacaagttaattcgcttacagggactaaacttgacaaactgtgaaagtatgccaatttgaactgtaagaaacattccggaatatgactgatgtgtgtaaaatgcaacatataaaatacatcaaataaggcataaaactaaccctttttaagtactaatgttggaaaaagagtgcttttgtcttccttttgtattttcaggaataaatgagctcaaattcacaaaagaagcaaaaagacagctaaatctaacataaatacaagaaaaggaacacaagtggattgcccgacccctcaacggcctCCTCcgaagcaaaatagagaagacagaagactgaacacgccccatgctcagccagcacggggccgtgcccaagaagcagcagaaaagacaaacctatagaagcttctattgcccaccacggggccgtgtccagtggacacaggggcgtggtgaaagtacagcaggcgcattaattgtaattgcgaattacaattaatgaaaagagagagtgtcagacaggcacgggggcgtgtccagcggacacggggccgtgcccagccttctgttcaacctataaatagg belongs to Helianthus annuus cultivar XRQ/B chromosome 5, HanXRQr2.0-SUNRISE, whole genome shotgun sequence and includes:
- the LOC110942995 gene encoding uncharacterized protein LOC110942995, yielding MAVKRIFRYLEGCPDIGLWYPKDDNFDLIAFSDSDHGGCKIAAKSTSAGSTLQITRNPVQHSKTKHIEIKYHFIRDCYEKKLIDVVKIHTDHQRADLFTKAFDKSPFDYLLLVNGIKVKLE